CGTTCTGGCTGAAGAAGTCCGCCTTGCCGCCCATGGCCATGGCGGTTTGGCCGATGTGGATGAGCTCGGTCGCGCCGCTGCCGATGACGTGGACGCCGAGGATGTCGCGGTTGTCCTGGTGGATGAGCAGCTTGAGCATGCCCGTCTCGTCGCCCAGCAACTGCCCGCGGGCGATCTCGCTGTACGTCGCAACGCCGGCCTCGTAGGGGATGCCGTCGTTGGTCAGCTCTTCCTCGGTCTTGCCGACCATGCTGATCTCCGGGATCGCATAGATGCCGAAGGGGAAGAGGTCCGGGAAGCTGTGAGCCTCGATCCCGAACATGTGACACGCGGCCAGTCGGCCCTGCTCCATCGCGGTGCTGGCAAGGGCCGGGAATCCGATGACGTCGCCGCAGGCGTAGATGTGGTGGACGTTCGTCTGATAGTGCTCGTTGACGCGGAGCCGCTCGCGATCGTCCGCCTCCAGACCCGCCTTGTCGACGGCCAGGGCAGACGTCGTTCCCTGCCGGCCGACGGCATAAAAGAGCGTTTGGGCTCGGAGCTTCTTTCCGCTCTCGAGTGTCGCCTGGACCAGAACGTGGTCGTCGTCCCCACTGCCGCTTCGTCGATCGACGTTGCCGGGCGGCGTGTCGGGCTTGTACTCGACCTCCTCTGCGACTTTGACTTCGGGTGCGGCGTCGTCACTCTCGACGATCACGTCGCTCGCCCGACGCCTGGCCCGCTGCGGATAGTCGGGATGGTCGGTGCCGATCAGCTCGATGCCTTTGACCTTTTCGCCCAGCCGCAGCGTGATGCCGGCCCGACGCATCTGGTACTGGAACGCCTCGCAAATCTCATCGTCGAGGAAGCCCAGCACCTTGTTGCGGCCTTCGACGAGCGTCACCTTCACGCCCAGCGTGGCCATCATGCAGGCGTACTCGGTCCCGATGACGCCGCCGCCGACGACGATCATCGACTTGGGCAGCTGCTTGAGCTTGAGGATGCCGTCGCTGGT
The window above is part of the Planctomycetota bacterium genome. Proteins encoded here:
- a CDS encoding FAD-dependent oxidoreductase; this translates as MRQYDLVVIGSGPAGQKAAIQAAKLGRKVALVEKNNWLGGVALNTGTIPSKALREAILHLTGASKRGLFGEAYRVKSRITVGDLISVSRTVINHERELVMSQLVRNGVDVVEGHARFDDDHQITVTVSDSDTGKEVRSERIQGDNFVLAIGTQPARPTNVPFSDGRVFTSDGILKLKQLPKSMIVVGGGVIGTEYACMMATLGVKVTLVEGRNKVLGFLDDEICEAFQYQMRRAGITLRLGEKVKGIELIGTDHPDYPQRARRRASDVIVESDDAAPEVKVAEEVEYKPDTPPGNVDRRSGSGDDDHVLVQATLESGKKLRAQTLFYAVGRQGTTSALAVDKAGLEADDRERLRVNEHYQTNVHHIYACGDVIGFPALASTAMEQGRLAACHMFGIEAHSFPDLFPFGIYAIPEISMVGKTEEELTNDGIPYEAGVATYSEIARGQLLGDETGMLKLLIHQDNRDILGVHVIGSGATELIHIGQTAMAMGGKADFFSQN